In Hymenobacter sublimis, a single genomic region encodes these proteins:
- a CDS encoding peptide deformylase, producing the protein MPVRDILQLGHPLLRAVAEPVADPSAPAIANLVTDLTDTVAHWRDTTGYGRAIAAPQIGELQRVILLRLPGRPVWPLINPSIIAHSPEKLVVWDACLSFLSIFMQVERYEWIRVRYQDQQGQWHEAHAGREDDLAELLQHEIDHLDGILSLDRMVDVKSLCSREEFERQFKANSPYGR; encoded by the coding sequence ATGCCCGTCCGCGACATCCTGCAACTTGGCCACCCACTACTCCGGGCCGTGGCCGAGCCCGTAGCCGACCCTAGCGCTCCCGCAATAGCCAACCTAGTCACGGACCTGACCGACACCGTGGCCCACTGGCGCGACACCACCGGCTACGGCCGGGCCATTGCCGCACCTCAGATTGGGGAGTTGCAGCGCGTGATTCTGCTGCGCCTGCCGGGCCGGCCGGTGTGGCCGCTCATCAATCCCAGCATCATCGCCCACAGCCCTGAGAAACTGGTTGTTTGGGATGCCTGCCTCTCCTTCCTCTCCATATTCATGCAGGTAGAGCGCTACGAGTGGATTCGGGTGCGCTACCAGGACCAGCAGGGCCAGTGGCACGAAGCCCACGCCGGCCGCGAAGACGACCTAGCCGAGCTACTCCAGCACGAAATCGACCACCTCGATGGCATCCTCTCCCTGGACCGCATGGTGGACGTGAAGTCCCTCTGCTCCCGCGAGGAGTTTGAGCGCCAGTTTAAAGCCAACAGCCCCTACGGGCGGTAG
- a CDS encoding alpha-glucuronidase family glycosyl hydrolase gives MLPRLLLLAFLCLGASLGCRADDGYRLWLKYDELPEASLRKAWQDRARGIVVEGNATPTLQTAAHELQLGLQGLLGRSVPVGAAPGGKGRIRLRVAPDPTLGREGYRISSQKNGLEITGPTDAAVLYGCFALLRQVQTGQRPEQLSLSSQPRIEYRLLNHWDNPNGTVERGYAGSSIWKWLELPDRLDPRYQDYARANASIGINGVVLNNVNASARYLTAEYLQKVAALAGVMRPYGIRVYLSVFWAAPKVIGGLPTSDPLDPKVAQWWKAKTDEIYKAIPDFGGFLVKANSEGEPGPQDYGRNHADGANMLATALGTHDGVVMWRAFVYKANSKGDRFKEAFEEFQPLDGKFSPKVLVQVKNGPIDFQAREPFHPLFGAMPRTPLVLEVQLTQEYLGFATHLVYLGPLIKECLDADTHSQGPGSTVAKVVDGTLEKHSISGIAGVANIGSDRNWTGHPVGQANWYAYGRLAWDHTLSSAAIAEEWTKMTLTREPQALASILPVLNQSRDVYVRYTTPLGLHHIMGQSIHYGPEPWLEKSARPDWTSVYYHKADAEGLGFDRTARGSNALSLYAPGARQVWSNPATCPPDYLLWFHHVGWGQQLSTGRTLWDELTTRYYTGADSVLWMQRQWEQARPALDAELHADVAARLRIQHREALWWRDACVLYFQTYAKRPIPPTLTPPTRPLAEVKELVDLYQLR, from the coding sequence ATGCTACCCCGCTTGTTGCTGCTTGCCTTCCTCTGCCTCGGTGCCAGCCTCGGCTGCCGCGCCGATGACGGCTACCGCCTGTGGCTGAAGTATGATGAGCTGCCCGAGGCCAGCCTGCGCAAGGCCTGGCAGGACCGGGCCCGTGGTATTGTGGTGGAAGGCAACGCAACTCCTACCCTGCAAACCGCCGCCCACGAGCTGCAACTCGGGCTGCAAGGCTTGCTGGGGCGCTCGGTGCCGGTAGGGGCGGCGCCGGGCGGCAAGGGCCGCATCCGGCTGCGCGTGGCCCCGGACCCCACGCTGGGCCGGGAGGGCTACCGCATCAGCAGCCAGAAAAACGGACTGGAAATTACCGGCCCCACCGACGCGGCCGTGCTCTACGGCTGCTTTGCCCTGCTGCGCCAGGTGCAAACCGGTCAGCGCCCCGAGCAGCTCAGCCTCAGCAGCCAGCCCCGCATCGAGTACCGCCTGCTCAACCACTGGGACAACCCCAACGGCACGGTGGAGCGCGGCTACGCCGGTTCCTCCATCTGGAAGTGGCTGGAACTGCCCGACCGCCTCGACCCGCGCTACCAGGACTACGCCCGCGCCAATGCTTCCATCGGTATTAACGGGGTAGTACTTAATAACGTCAATGCTAGTGCCCGCTACCTCACGGCGGAGTACCTGCAAAAAGTAGCCGCCCTGGCCGGCGTGATGCGGCCCTACGGCATCCGGGTGTACCTCTCGGTGTTTTGGGCCGCGCCCAAAGTCATTGGCGGCCTGCCTACTTCCGACCCCCTGGACCCCAAGGTGGCGCAGTGGTGGAAAGCCAAAACCGACGAAATCTACAAGGCCATTCCCGACTTCGGGGGCTTTCTGGTGAAGGCCAACTCCGAGGGCGAGCCGGGCCCCCAGGACTACGGCCGCAACCACGCCGATGGCGCCAACATGCTGGCTACGGCCCTGGGCACCCACGATGGGGTAGTGATGTGGCGAGCCTTCGTGTACAAGGCCAACTCCAAGGGCGACCGGTTCAAGGAGGCCTTCGAGGAGTTTCAGCCCCTCGACGGTAAGTTTTCGCCTAAGGTGCTGGTGCAGGTGAAAAACGGCCCGATTGACTTCCAGGCCCGGGAGCCGTTTCACCCGCTGTTCGGGGCCATGCCGCGCACCCCGCTGGTGCTGGAAGTGCAACTAACGCAAGAATACCTGGGTTTCGCTACCCACCTCGTATACCTGGGGCCGCTTATCAAGGAGTGCCTCGACGCCGATACCCACTCCCAGGGTCCGGGCTCCACAGTTGCCAAGGTGGTCGATGGTACTCTGGAAAAGCACTCTATTAGTGGTATTGCGGGGGTAGCTAACATCGGCTCGGACCGGAACTGGACCGGCCACCCAGTGGGCCAGGCCAACTGGTATGCCTACGGCCGCCTGGCCTGGGACCACACGCTCAGCTCCGCGGCCATTGCCGAGGAATGGACCAAAATGACCTTGACGCGGGAGCCCCAGGCTTTGGCCAGCATCCTGCCGGTGCTCAATCAGTCGCGCGACGTGTACGTGCGCTACACCACGCCGCTGGGCCTGCACCACATCATGGGCCAGAGCATTCACTACGGCCCCGAGCCCTGGCTGGAAAAAAGCGCCCGCCCCGACTGGACCTCCGTGTACTACCACAAGGCCGATGCCGAAGGCCTGGGCTTCGACCGCACTGCCCGCGGCTCTAACGCCCTGAGCCTCTACGCCCCCGGCGCCCGCCAGGTGTGGAGCAACCCCGCCACCTGCCCGCCCGACTACCTGCTTTGGTTTCACCACGTGGGCTGGGGGCAGCAGCTGAGTACCGGCCGCACCCTCTGGGACGAGCTAACCACCCGCTACTACACCGGCGCCGACTCGGTGCTCTGGATGCAGCGGCAGTGGGAGCAGGCCCGCCCCGCCCTGGACGCTGAGTTGCACGCCGATGTGGCCGCTCGCCTGCGCATTCAGCACCGCGAGGCCCTGTGGTGGCGCGACGCCTGCGTGCTCTACTTCCAGACCTACGCCAAGCGGCCTATTCCGCCCACGCTTACGCCGCCCACCCGGCCCCTGGCCGAGGTCAAGGAACTGGTCGACCTCTATCAACTGCGCTAA
- a CDS encoding zinc-dependent metalloprotease, producing the protein MKKLYSLLVGSLLVSSHVVSAQSLAEKTKGMQKSSGFFPFYWDEKTGRVLLEIDKLDQEILYVSTLPNGVGSNDLGLDRGQIGQTRIVKFVKSGPKILLLQPNYDFRAVSPNAEERQSVENSFAQSVLWGFKAEAQEGGRVLIDLTPFLLRDSHQLGDKLEDLKQGTYKAEESRSAVFLPNTKSFPQNTEFEAVVTLTGKGKGREINSVTPDPSAVTVHLHHSFIQLPDNKYKPRAFDPRAGYFANEYMDYAAPIDQPIQKRQIVRHRLQKKDPAAAQSEAVEPIVYYLDRGTPEPVRSALLEGAAWWNQAFEAAGYRNAFQVKMLPEGVDPMDIRYNLIQWIHRSSRGWSYGSSIVDPRTGEILKGQVSLGSLRERQDYLIAEGLLQPYEDGKPTSPDMLRMSMARLRQLAAHEVGHTLGLYHNYAASTRDRSSVMDYPVPRLTLRPDGTVDLSEAYTTEIGTWDKRAILYGYQDFGPQANEAAALKNIITQTLRDGYVFMADADARAQGGAHPLAHLWDNGTSAADELHHVMDVRRAVLDRFSEKAIAPGQPMATLEEVLVPMYLLQRYQVEATSKVLGGLYYTYAVKGDGQTVTRLIEPAEQWKAFDALLRTISPRELALSEELLAKIPPRPVNYPRTRETFSTRTGLTFDPTGAAESAAATTLEFLLNPQRAARLEEYHARHQEQPGLAAVLDRLVKQTWQAKPEAGYPGELQRLVNTLTLHRLLTLAATSQAPAGVKAVTTMKVDELKTWLQKEAKSGRDERHKATQLAALRTIQQFEETPEKFQPAPSLPMPDGAPIGSEDGCAGF; encoded by the coding sequence ATGAAAAAACTGTACTCGCTCCTGGTTGGCTCCCTGCTCGTTAGCTCCCACGTGGTTTCGGCCCAAAGCCTGGCCGAGAAAACCAAGGGCATGCAAAAGTCCTCGGGCTTTTTTCCGTTTTACTGGGACGAGAAAACGGGCCGGGTGCTGCTGGAAATCGACAAGCTCGACCAGGAAATCCTCTACGTCAGCACCCTACCCAACGGGGTGGGCTCTAACGACCTGGGCCTGGACCGCGGCCAGATCGGGCAGACGCGCATCGTGAAGTTCGTGAAGAGCGGCCCGAAGATTCTGCTGTTGCAGCCTAACTATGATTTCCGGGCCGTGAGCCCGAACGCCGAGGAGCGGCAGTCGGTGGAGAATTCCTTTGCCCAATCGGTGCTGTGGGGCTTCAAGGCCGAAGCCCAGGAGGGAGGCCGGGTGCTGATTGACCTGACGCCCTTTCTGCTGCGCGACTCCCACCAGCTCGGCGACAAGCTGGAGGACTTGAAACAAGGCACCTACAAGGCCGAGGAAAGCCGCTCGGCGGTATTTCTGCCCAACACCAAATCATTTCCGCAGAACACCGAGTTTGAAGCCGTGGTGACGCTCACGGGCAAGGGCAAAGGCCGCGAAATCAACTCCGTAACGCCCGACCCTAGCGCCGTGACGGTGCACCTGCACCACTCCTTTATTCAGCTGCCCGACAATAAATACAAGCCCCGCGCCTTCGACCCGCGGGCCGGCTACTTCGCCAACGAGTACATGGACTACGCCGCGCCCATTGATCAGCCCATTCAGAAGCGGCAGATTGTGCGGCACCGCCTCCAGAAGAAAGACCCCGCCGCGGCCCAGAGCGAAGCCGTGGAACCCATTGTATACTACCTCGATCGGGGCACGCCCGAGCCCGTGCGCTCGGCCCTGCTGGAAGGCGCTGCGTGGTGGAACCAGGCCTTTGAGGCAGCCGGCTACCGCAATGCCTTCCAGGTGAAGATGCTGCCCGAGGGCGTGGACCCCATGGACATCCGCTACAACCTGATTCAGTGGATTCACCGCTCCTCCCGTGGCTGGTCGTACGGCTCCTCCATCGTGGACCCGCGCACCGGCGAAATTCTCAAGGGGCAGGTGTCGTTGGGTTCCTTGCGCGAGCGGCAGGACTACCTGATTGCCGAGGGGTTGTTGCAGCCCTACGAGGACGGCAAGCCCACCAGCCCCGACATGCTGCGTATGAGCATGGCCCGCCTGCGCCAGCTGGCCGCCCACGAGGTAGGCCACACCTTGGGCCTCTACCACAACTACGCCGCCAGCACCCGGGACCGGTCATCGGTGATGGACTACCCCGTGCCCCGCCTCACGCTCCGTCCCGATGGCACCGTGGACCTGAGCGAGGCCTACACCACCGAAATTGGCACCTGGGACAAGCGCGCCATTCTCTATGGCTACCAGGATTTTGGCCCTCAGGCCAACGAGGCCGCCGCGCTCAAAAACATCATCACCCAGACCCTCCGGGACGGCTACGTGTTCATGGCCGATGCCGACGCCCGGGCCCAGGGCGGGGCGCACCCGCTGGCCCACCTCTGGGACAACGGCACCAGCGCCGCCGACGAGCTGCACCACGTCATGGATGTGCGCCGGGCCGTGCTGGACCGCTTTTCCGAAAAAGCCATTGCTCCCGGCCAGCCCATGGCTACCCTGGAAGAAGTGCTGGTGCCCATGTACCTGCTGCAGCGCTACCAAGTAGAAGCCACGTCCAAGGTGCTGGGCGGCCTTTACTACACCTACGCCGTGAAAGGCGACGGCCAGACCGTAACGCGCCTGATAGAACCCGCCGAGCAGTGGAAAGCCTTCGATGCGTTGCTACGCACCATTTCGCCCCGCGAACTGGCTCTCTCGGAGGAACTGCTGGCTAAGATTCCACCCCGCCCCGTGAACTACCCGCGCACCCGCGAAACCTTTAGCACCCGCACCGGCCTCACTTTCGACCCTACCGGCGCGGCCGAATCAGCGGCGGCTACTACCCTGGAGTTTCTGCTGAACCCCCAGCGCGCTGCCCGCCTCGAAGAGTACCACGCCCGCCACCAGGAGCAGCCCGGCCTGGCCGCCGTGCTCGACAGACTAGTAAAACAAACCTGGCAGGCCAAGCCCGAAGCCGGCTACCCCGGCGAGCTGCAGCGCTTAGTAAACACGCTCACCCTGCACCGCCTGCTGACTCTAGCCGCTACCTCGCAGGCACCCGCCGGCGTGAAAGCGGTAACGACGATGAAAGTGGACGAGCTGAAAACCTGGCTGCAGAAAGAAGCGAAATCAGGCAGAGACGAGCGCCACAAAGCCACCCAGCTTGCCGCCCTGCGCACCATTCAGCAGTTCGAAGAAACCCCCGAAAAATTTCAGCCTGCCCCCTCCTTGCCCATGCCCGATGGGGCGCCCATTGGCAGCGAGGATGGCTGCGCTGGGTTTTAA
- a CDS encoding Imm51 family immunity protein: MTAGFFRPAPLLRATTPTLRLMVSPYYPFLVYDLQENATPERQYRIVVDLSEMDDYYAVFEKHGFSGSGASWAEHIETIVEEHEPELLDHLELAGEGEIFRAYADSRAATQQFLRLVHPIFANLGSLNKYLSQADPGDFFE; this comes from the coding sequence ATGACAGCCGGTTTCTTTAGGCCAGCGCCGCTGCTTCGAGCCACTACCCCTACCTTGCGCCTCATGGTCAGCCCCTACTACCCCTTCCTCGTCTACGACCTGCAAGAAAATGCTACCCCGGAACGCCAGTACCGGATTGTGGTCGACTTGTCGGAAATGGATGATTACTACGCCGTGTTCGAGAAGCACGGCTTCAGCGGCAGCGGCGCATCCTGGGCCGAGCACATCGAAACCATCGTGGAAGAGCACGAACCGGAGCTACTGGACCATCTGGAGCTGGCCGGTGAAGGGGAAATATTCCGGGCCTACGCCGACAGCCGGGCCGCTACGCAGCAGTTTCTACGCCTCGTCCACCCCATCTTCGCCAACCTCGGCAGCCTGAATAAGTACCTCAGCCAAGCCGACCCCGGCGACTTTTTTGAGTAG
- the uxuA gene encoding mannonate dehydratase → MLHTMRWFGPQDPVSLFALRQAGCTGVVTALHQLPVGAVWSQEDIRARQQLVEADNDRYAPLHWAVVESLPVHEDIKKGRPARAEYIRNYQQSLRNLAACGISTVCYNFMPVLDWSRTNLNYEMPDGSRALRFVWQDFAVFDLCILRRPGAELDYEPEVAAAARAQFAEMSAEAVATLTNIVLLGLPGSEEAFELAGFQELLNEYAAIDADALRENLYHFLREVGPVAEEVGIGLCIHPDDPPFPLLGLPRVVSTEADLVGLLQAYDSPANGLTFCTGSLGVRPDNDLPGIVRRLGNRIHFVHLRATKREENPRNFHEADHLTGDVDMYAVVQELVREELRRARTGEGNPSLPMRPDHGHQMLDDLEKRTYPGYSAIGRLRGLAELRGLELGIRRNLQATEEATSPLAAEAPATRFV, encoded by the coding sequence ATGCTGCACACCATGCGCTGGTTCGGGCCCCAGGACCCGGTTTCTCTTTTCGCACTCCGGCAGGCCGGCTGCACGGGCGTCGTTACGGCCCTGCATCAGTTACCCGTGGGAGCCGTGTGGAGCCAAGAAGATATCCGGGCCCGTCAGCAGCTAGTGGAGGCCGACAACGACCGGTACGCGCCCCTGCACTGGGCCGTGGTGGAGAGCCTGCCCGTGCACGAAGACATTAAGAAAGGCCGCCCGGCCCGCGCCGAGTACATCCGCAACTACCAGCAAAGCCTGCGCAACCTAGCCGCCTGCGGTATCAGCACGGTGTGCTACAACTTTATGCCGGTGCTGGATTGGTCGCGCACCAACCTGAACTACGAAATGCCCGACGGCTCCCGCGCCCTGCGCTTCGTGTGGCAGGATTTTGCGGTGTTCGACCTCTGCATTCTGCGCCGCCCCGGCGCCGAATTGGACTACGAGCCCGAGGTAGCCGCCGCGGCCCGCGCCCAGTTCGCGGAAATGTCGGCGGAAGCAGTGGCTACGCTCACCAATATTGTGTTGCTGGGGCTGCCCGGCTCCGAGGAGGCCTTTGAGCTGGCGGGCTTTCAGGAGTTGCTCAACGAGTACGCCGCTATTGATGCCGACGCCCTGCGCGAAAACCTGTACCACTTCCTGCGAGAGGTAGGGCCGGTGGCCGAGGAAGTGGGCATTGGCCTCTGCATTCACCCCGACGACCCGCCGTTTCCGCTGCTGGGCCTGCCCCGGGTAGTCAGCACCGAAGCCGACCTGGTGGGGTTGCTGCAGGCCTACGACTCGCCGGCCAATGGCCTGACTTTCTGTACTGGTTCTCTGGGCGTGCGGCCCGATAATGATCTGCCCGGCATCGTGCGGCGCCTCGGGAACCGCATTCATTTTGTGCACCTGCGCGCTACCAAGCGCGAGGAAAATCCGCGCAACTTCCACGAGGCCGACCACCTCACCGGCGACGTGGACATGTACGCCGTGGTGCAGGAGCTGGTGCGCGAGGAGCTACGTCGGGCCCGCACCGGCGAAGGCAACCCCAGCCTGCCCATGCGCCCCGACCACGGCCACCAAATGCTCGACGACCTGGAAAAGCGCACCTACCCCGGCTACTCCGCCATCGGCCGCCTGCGCGGGCTGGCCGAGCTGCGGGGCCTGGAGCTCGGCATCCGCCGCAACTTGCAGGCCACCGAGGAGGCTACCTCCCCGCTTGCCGCCGAAGCCCCCGCTACCCGCTTCGTGTAA
- a CDS encoding SDR family NAD(P)-dependent oxidoreductase, which yields MAHIESFVSPHPQPNGQHQSNPFSLEGKLALITGGGTGIGLEMARCMATAGATVIITGRREAVLQEAVADLGPSVHYLTNDVCELDTLEDLVEQIEATHGPLDVLVNNAGINMKKPALDVTDEEFSRIIHTNLNAVFALTRVCARRMVERQSGVILMISSMAAYYGIDRVVAYAASKSAVEGMVKVLASEFSKHNVRVNAIAPGFIETEMSRTAMNSDPDRRDRAMRRTPMGKFGQPSDIGHAAVFLASEAARYITGASLPVDGGNSIGF from the coding sequence ATGGCACACATTGAGTCCTTCGTTTCCCCGCACCCCCAGCCTAATGGGCAGCACCAGTCGAACCCGTTTTCCCTGGAAGGCAAGCTGGCCCTCATAACCGGTGGCGGCACTGGCATTGGGCTGGAAATGGCCCGCTGCATGGCCACGGCCGGCGCCACCGTCATCATTACCGGCCGCCGCGAGGCCGTGCTCCAAGAGGCCGTGGCCGACCTGGGCCCCTCGGTGCACTACCTCACCAACGACGTCTGCGAGCTGGACACCCTGGAAGACTTGGTGGAGCAGATTGAGGCCACCCACGGTCCGCTGGATGTACTCGTGAACAACGCCGGCATCAACATGAAAAAGCCGGCCCTGGACGTCACCGACGAGGAATTCAGCCGCATCATCCACACCAACCTGAACGCCGTGTTTGCCCTGACGCGGGTGTGCGCCCGCCGCATGGTGGAGCGCCAAAGCGGCGTGATTCTGATGATTTCCTCGATGGCTGCCTACTACGGTATCGATCGGGTAGTGGCTTACGCCGCCTCGAAGTCGGCGGTGGAGGGCATGGTGAAGGTGCTGGCCTCGGAGTTTTCCAAGCACAATGTGCGCGTGAATGCCATTGCCCCCGGCTTCATCGAAACCGAAATGAGCCGCACGGCCATGAACTCCGACCCCGACCGCCGCGACCGGGCCATGCGCCGCACGCCCATGGGCAAGTTCGGGCAGCCCTCTGACATCGGCCACGCGGCCGTATTCCTGGCCTCCGAGGCCGCCCGCTACATCACCGGGGCTTCGCTGCCCGTGGATGGGGGCAATTCCATTGGCTTTTAG
- a CDS encoding substrate-binding domain-containing protein, giving the protein MIKCTKCHLADAVMRAGFIRGRQRYHCKACNYHFTDDKGAVVPEKKRRQTTISDVARELGVAPSTVSRALNGHSDININTRRAIMEVARQLDYQPNLLAQSLKSSETKTIGVVIPDIERPFFATAVSGIQQVVAEAGYRVMICQSKESYEMEVSNVQALIASRVDGLLICHSRETENFDHVKQSATRGIPIVHFDRVCNEVDTAKVILDDWNGAFHVTEHLIEQGARRIAILAGPEGLLISRNRLAGYLSALLKHGLPAHDELRTHIHFRPESAVAALDAWLALPQPPDAIFAINYTNAFDLLVALKARGIRVPEDIAVVGFGDEFMASMIEPGLTTVNLHPYRIGQQAARLFLEQVQEKEAFQPRTFVITGDLVIRQSSLKAKGEKRKPEFFKLDI; this is encoded by the coding sequence ATGATCAAATGCACGAAGTGCCACCTGGCCGACGCCGTGATGCGGGCGGGCTTTATTCGGGGGCGGCAGCGCTACCACTGCAAGGCTTGCAACTACCACTTCACGGATGACAAGGGGGCCGTTGTGCCGGAGAAAAAACGGCGGCAAACCACCATCAGCGACGTGGCCCGGGAGTTGGGAGTGGCGCCCTCCACGGTATCAAGGGCCCTAAATGGCCACTCCGACATTAACATCAACACGCGGCGGGCCATTATGGAGGTAGCGCGCCAACTCGACTACCAGCCTAACCTACTGGCCCAGAGTCTAAAGAGCAGCGAAACCAAGACTATAGGAGTTGTTATCCCGGATATTGAGCGGCCATTTTTCGCTACCGCCGTCAGTGGCATTCAGCAGGTAGTGGCCGAGGCGGGCTATAGGGTGATGATCTGCCAGTCCAAGGAATCCTACGAAATGGAGGTCAGCAACGTGCAGGCTCTGATTGCCAGCCGCGTAGACGGCCTGCTGATCTGTCACTCCCGGGAAACCGAAAACTTCGACCACGTGAAGCAGTCCGCTACCCGGGGCATTCCCATCGTGCACTTCGATAGGGTGTGCAACGAAGTGGATACGGCCAAGGTAATTCTGGACGACTGGAACGGGGCCTTTCACGTGACGGAGCACCTGATTGAGCAGGGCGCGCGCCGCATTGCCATTCTGGCCGGGCCGGAGGGCCTGCTCATCAGCCGCAACCGACTGGCGGGCTACCTCAGCGCCTTGCTCAAGCACGGCCTGCCAGCTCACGACGAGTTGCGCACCCACATCCACTTCCGACCCGAGTCGGCGGTGGCCGCCCTGGACGCCTGGCTGGCCCTCCCCCAGCCCCCGGACGCCATTTTTGCCATTAACTACACCAACGCCTTCGACCTGCTGGTGGCCCTGAAAGCCCGCGGCATCCGGGTGCCCGAGGACATTGCCGTGGTGGGCTTCGGCGACGAGTTCATGGCCTCCATGATTGAGCCGGGCCTCACCACGGTCAACCTGCACCCCTACCGCATTGGGCAGCAGGCGGCCCGGCTGTTTCTGGAGCAAGTGCAGGAGAAAGAAGCCTTCCAGCCCCGCACCTTCGTCATCACCGGCGACCTAGTAATTCGCCAATCTTCGCTGAAAGCCAAGGGCGAAAAACGCAAGCCGGAGTTTTTCAAGCTCGATATTTGA
- a CDS encoding glycoside hydrolase family 43 protein: MLFKRHSHLLATTTVSALTLLLPAALLSSCQQKQPAAETTATSAEAPAPATTDSAASGSRKYLARPLVKDIYTADPSAHVFNGRIYIYPSHDIETGMPENDNGDHFAMRDYHILSMDSIGGKVTDHGVALDTKDISWAGRQLWAPDAAYKNGTYYLYFPVKDKQDVFRIGVATSTSPTGPFKAQPQPIPGSLSIDPAVFTDTDGKTYMYMGGIWGGQLQRWRTGKYDASKPKEQEPGPQEKALGPKMARLTDDMLTFAEPVKEVQILGQDGKPFLSGDNKHRFFEGGWLHKYNGKYYFSYSTGDTHLLVYATGDSPYGPFTYQGVLMNPVEGWTTHHSIVEVNGKWYIFYHDTELSGKTWLRNVKVTELKRRPDGSIETINP; the protein is encoded by the coding sequence GTGCTGTTTAAGCGCCATTCCCACCTGCTCGCTACCACCACCGTATCGGCCCTGACGCTGCTGCTGCCCGCAGCCCTGCTGAGTTCCTGCCAGCAAAAGCAACCCGCCGCCGAAACCACCGCCACGTCGGCCGAGGCGCCCGCCCCGGCAACAACGGATTCAGCTGCTTCCGGCAGTCGGAAATACCTGGCCCGGCCGCTGGTTAAGGATATCTACACCGCCGACCCGTCGGCCCACGTTTTCAACGGCAGAATCTACATTTACCCTTCCCACGACATTGAAACGGGGATGCCGGAAAACGACAACGGCGACCATTTTGCCATGCGCGACTACCACATCCTGTCGATGGATAGTATTGGCGGCAAGGTAACGGACCACGGCGTGGCGCTGGATACCAAGGACATTTCCTGGGCGGGCCGCCAGCTCTGGGCCCCGGACGCGGCCTACAAGAACGGAACCTACTACCTCTATTTTCCGGTGAAGGATAAGCAGGATGTGTTCCGGATTGGGGTGGCTACCAGCACGTCGCCTACCGGTCCGTTCAAGGCCCAGCCCCAGCCCATTCCGGGCAGCCTGAGCATCGACCCAGCCGTGTTTACCGACACCGACGGCAAGACCTATATGTACATGGGCGGCATCTGGGGCGGGCAGCTCCAGCGCTGGCGCACCGGCAAATACGACGCCAGCAAGCCCAAGGAGCAGGAACCCGGCCCCCAAGAAAAGGCCCTCGGACCCAAAATGGCGCGCTTAACCGACGACATGCTCACCTTCGCGGAGCCCGTAAAAGAAGTCCAGATTCTGGGCCAGGATGGCAAGCCCTTCCTGTCGGGCGACAACAAGCACCGTTTTTTTGAGGGCGGCTGGCTGCACAAGTACAACGGCAAGTACTACTTCTCCTATTCCACCGGCGACACCCACCTGCTGGTGTACGCCACCGGCGACTCGCCCTACGGCCCCTTCACCTACCAGGGCGTCCTGATGAACCCCGTGGAAGGCTGGACTACCCACCACTCCATCGTGGAAGTAAACGGTAAGTGGTACATCTTCTACCACGACACGGAGCTGTCGGGCAAAACGTGGCTGCGCAACGTGAAAGTCACCGAGCTAAAACGCCGCCCCGATGGCAGCATCGAAACCATCAACCCGTAA